A genomic region of Microtus ochrogaster isolate Prairie Vole_2 chromosome 15, MicOch1.0, whole genome shotgun sequence contains the following coding sequences:
- the LOC101981916 gene encoding testis-specific H1 histone-like, protein MAKGARPRGKFQGAEITIQIEEPAGRTLGTPSNKGTRSVLKVSQLLLRVIADQPRLTLAELKKELGNAGYEVHPKIKGDNRDSSRSERGTLLRVSGSDTTGYFRVWKVPKSRKKVGRSWLVLGRCSSRKTLLQSRSRSTSPRLCRPRSHGKAAKKAREFWNHKSRIFKAKSRITRSMVRKRISSRARPRARSRARSRGRSRARSRAKAQVCARAQEQACARGKEQACARTRTQECVQDQEQERTNTREEAHMVTRMQTRARAMDNIRAGPSTEDGRSRSKNESRPNSKSRDEKRQQPERVVKRTIQKPAVARVNSVFSLQGKARPKASAKSDSPGCSRNP, encoded by the coding sequence ATGGCTAAGGGGGCCAGGCCCAGAGGAAAATTCCAAGGCGCAGAAATTACAATCCAGATCGAagagcctgcaggcagaacactggggACACCGTCCAATAAGGGCACGCGCTCAGTGCTCAAGGTGTCCCAGCTACTGCTCAGGGTCATCGCTGACCAACCGCGGCTGACTCTGGCAGAGCTCAAGAAGGAGCTGGGAAATGCTGGCTATGAAGTGCACCCGAAGATCAAAGGAGACAACAGGGACTCTTCCAGGTCTGAGAGGGGTACGCTTCTGCGGGTCAGTGGCAGCGATACCACAGGCTACTTCAGGGTCTGGAAGGTTCCTAAATCGAGGAAAAAGGTGGGACGGTCCTGGCTGGTGCTGGGCCGCTGCTCTTCAAGGAAGACCCTACTCCAATCCCGATCCCGATCAACATCACCAAGACTATGCAGACCCCGCTCGCATGGCAAGGCAGCCAAGAAGGCCAGAGAATTCTGGAATCACAAGTCTAGAATTTTTAAGGCAAAGTCCAGGATAACCAGATCAATGGTTAGGAAAAGAATCAGTTCAAGGGCTAGGCCAAGGGCGAGGTCAAGGGCAAGGTCAAGGGGAAGGTCAAGAGCGAGGTCTAGAGCCAAGGCCCAGGTGTGTGCCAGGGCCCAGGAACAGGCTTGTGCCAGGGGCAAGGAACAGGCTTGTGCCAGGACCAGGACACAGGAGTGTGTCCAGGACCAGGAGCAGGAGCGCACCAACACCAGAGAAGAGGCCCATATGGTAACCAGGATGCAAACCAGGGCCAGGGCAATGGACAACATCAGAGCAGGACCTTCAACGGAAGATGGCAGGTCTCGATCTAAAAATGAGAGCCGGCCAAACTCGAAATCCAGGGACGAGAAGAGGCAGCAACCTGAGAGGGTGGTAAAACGAACCATCCAGAAACCAGCTGTGGCTAGAGTTAACAGTGTTTTCAGCCTACAAGGAAAAGCACGCCCCAAGGCTTCTGCGAAAAGCGACAGTCCTGGGTGCTCGAGGAATCCTTAA